The genomic stretch AAGATTATTAAGGCTAAAGCGGCTGGCGTTTAAGTTGGCTTGAGTATTTTGTAAAGTTCGTTCCGCATTATTACGCGCGACTTCAAACTGCATGCGTTGCCCTTTACTAATAAATCCTTGTTGTTCCAGCTTTAGGGCATTGCTGTAATGTTTTTGCATCGCATTAAAGTTAAATAAACTACTTGCGACCAGTTGCTGCTGTAATTGCACATTAAAGTAACTTTGTACAACTTCAAACCGCTGTATATCTTGTTGTTGTTGGCTTGAAAGCTCAGAGCGCTGTGCTTGTATATTAGCTATTTTTTTTGCGCTGCTGGTTAAGCCGCCTGTATAGAGTGGCATTACGACTGAAATGGAAGGGCGTACAACCTGATCTTCGATAGTCAGATTCGCATAATCAGGAAAGCGATTTATACCATCATGTATGGTTTGGTTTGCACCTTCTTGAACTTGTCCCAGCACATCTGATGGAATGACATTGTTCCACTGTGAAAGTTTATCGTTGAGTCCTTGGCTCAAATCATTCTCAAGTTTTTGTTTAAAAGAGCCAAGAGGTACATCTGTTTCACTATGAAAAGCGTAGGCTCTCACATTTAAATCAACTCTAGGTAAACCGAGGCCCTTTACTGCTTCAGCTTCTAATTGAGATGCTTGCTGTAATGCTTGGTTGGCTTGAGTACTATATGAACTTTTCAAAGCTTGTTGTTCTGCTTCAGCATAACTTAAGCTTCCGGCATATAAATGATTAGTGAAAAAAAAGCCTAAAGCCAAAGCAAGATGTTTTGGTTTAAATGAAAAGGGAAAAATAGAATGTCTATATCGATGTGTTGGCATTTTAAATAACAATTTTTGGCATCCCTTATAGTTTAAATTTCTTGTTATTAAATTCAATTATCATCTTGTTTATTATACATTTGTATAAAAACATGGTGGTTTTTAGCTCCTTTAATTATTGAATTTACTAAGCCAATATTTTTGTAATAGCTATCAAGGTATGTGAAATGATAATCACAAGTCAAGTTGATCTTTTTGCTTAAAAATTTTTTTAAATGATGAAACTGGTCATTAAAACTAAAGAAATAACTGCCACAATAATTGAAAAAATAAACCTAAATACAGTCCAGCATTGAAATATTTACTTGAGAAGCTGCTGCAAGCTTAAGCAATCTGTGGTTAAATGCCATTTTTATTGTGTTTGACTTTATACAAGGGAAAAATCATGCGCGCGTACAATTTCTGTGCTGGTCCTGCTGCATTACCTACTGCCGTTTTAGAAAAAGCTCAACAAGAATTGTTGGATTGGCAAGGTAAAGGTCTATCCATCATGGAAATGAGTCACCGTAGTGCTGACTATGTTGCTGTGGCTGAAAAAGCTGAAGCAGATTTACGTAAGTTAATGAATATTCCAGAAAACTATAAAGTACTGTTTTTACAAGGCGGTGCGTCATTACAATTTTCTGCTATTCCTTTAAACCTTTTAGGTAAGAACAGTAAAGCCGATTATATTCACACTGGCATCTGGTCTGAAAAAGCGTTAAAAGAAGCAAAACGTTATGGCGATATTAATGTTGTAGAAGCTGGCATTAAAGTAGATGGCAAGTTCGCAATTTCTGAGCAAAGCGAATGGAATTTATCTGATGATGCAGCATATGTACATTATGCGGATAATGAAACGATTGGTGGCTTACAGTTCGCAGGAATTCCTGATGTAAAAGCGCCACTTGTTTGTGACTATTCATCAAGTATTTTATCTGCTCCATTAGATGTGACCAAGTTTGGTTTAATCTATGCTGGTGCACAAAAAAATATTGGTCCTGCTGGTTTAACAATTGTCATTATTCGTGATGACTTACTTGATCAAGCTAAACCAGAAATTCCAAGCATTTTAAAATATGGTGACCAAGCGAAAAATGGTTCTATGGTAAATACACCATCGACTTATGCATGGTACTTGTCTGGTTTGGTATTTGAATGGTTGCTAGAGCAGGGTGGGGTAGATGCGATCCATAAAGTGAACCTTGAAAAAGCTCAATTGCTCTATGGTTATATCGACTCAAGTGATTTCTACAATAACCCGATCGCAATTCCAAACCGTTCAATTATGAATGTACCGTTTACCTTGGCAGACGAAGCTTTAGAAAAGCAATTCTTAAAAGAAGCAGAAGCTAATCACTTGTTGAATTTAGCTGGCCACCGTTCTGTCGGCGGTATGCGTGCAAGTATTTATAATGCCGTTCCATTAGAAGGCGTACAGGCTTTAATCAACTTTATGGATGATTTTGCAAAGCGTAATGGTTAAGCAAATCAAATAAATAAAGCCCTCAAATGAGGGCTTTATTTATTGAATAAGTTATAAATTAAAAAGGCACTAAACCAAACTGGTGCATGAATATGGCAGCTAAGAACATACCCAAGACAAAAAAGCAAAACGCACCAGTATCGACCTTTACGCGCAGGCTACTGGATTGAATGAGGCTGGTAGTTTGTTCGGGTATAATCTTCATTCAATAACCTAATTATTAAAATATTAGTGAAATTCAATTAGTTTCACCCTTTTTAGCACAAATAGTCGCCTGAATCCAGATATTACCGCGAATATATTCGCCAATATTAAAGTTTTTATACAAATCGTTTTTGGTCGCAATGCGCACTAATATGGCAGGAAGATCATCTTCTAAAACTAAAGTAACATCATAAAGGGTATATTCTGCCCCCATAAATGTCATAGAAGTTTTACCAACAATATTACCTTGGAACCATGCTTCATCTTCTTGACCAAGATTTTCGCCATATAAATAAGCGACCATTTTAGAAAAATCAACGGTTACAGGTTCTTGATCTTCTGGAGTTTTTGGTTGCCACTCATTAATGAGTTCCTGTAAATTTTCAGGAGCAACACCATTATGTTCAGTTAAAATTGCATTTAATGCACGGTGATGTTTAATCGAAGCTGGGTCATCAACAATAATTTTTTCGCCTGCTGGAACAGGTTCTAATTCATAAGCCCACGCATTAAATTGGACTTGATAGTTTTGATTTTTGTCATATTGACAGTAGTTAACACTAAATAAATTATCAAATGCATAAACAGTTGTATTTTTATTTAATCTTAAACTTAACACGGCTTGTGTTGCAGAGTCACAAGTAATGATGCGTTCAATTTTTGCATTATATTGATATGGACTTTCAAAACTTGGGAAGGCTGTTTTAAGCGCACGAGGTTTTTGGTTTTCAACAGCAATAATTTGATTGATCGTAACTTTTTGATCTTGTGGACCTTGAATGAGCCAAAAAGATTGGTCCATGTCTTCTTCATGTTCACACAAACCCATTGGCATTACAGGTGCATCAAGTGCCAGTCCTAACCATTTTGGTACATCTGTTTCGGGATGGGACGTCAATAGATTCCAATGTTCTCCATGACTACCAAAATTTTGGTCATTTACTTTAATAACTTCTGGACTATTTTGATTTTTCATAAGCACGATGCTGTTGGGTTCACATTACTTGTTATATTAAATCGAGGGTGTTTGCTATTTTTCAAGTCTCCATATGTAAATTCTCTTGTAAAAGCGCGTATTTAGTCATTTAAAGAGAAATGCTACTTTTATTGATAAATTAAAAACAAACCTAATCTATAAAAACTTCAATGTTGAAATTAAAAATAAGTTTAATGTTTATTTCTACTCACCTTAGAAAAGCATCTGTTAGACTAATATTTTTAGTGGAAATAGAGAATAACGTGCTGCCATTTAAGTTATGGGTAGACGCAGACGCCTTACCGAAAATTCTACGTGAAGTGATTTTACGTGCATCAGATCGTTATCAATTAGAAGTCATTTTTGTTGCCAATCAAAATGTTGGTATCACGCCCTCTGTTCGTATTAAATCAATACAGGTTTTAAGTGGTGCCGATCAGGCAGATAAAGAAATAGTCGAGCGTATGGTTGAAAATGACATTGTCATTACGCAGGATATTCCGCTGGCAGCTCAGGTGATTGAGAAAGGTGGAGTTGCTATTCATCCCCGTGGTGAAGTTTATACAACGGCGAATGTTAAAGCGCGTTTACATCTACGTGATTTCATGGATACGCTCCGTGGTGCAGGTGTGCAAACTGGTGGACCACCTCCTATTTCCGAACGAGATAAACGTGAATTTTCAAGTTCATTAGATCAAACGATTTTAAAGCAAAAACGTAAAATAGCTAAGTGAGCATCGCATGCCATCGCAAACCAATTTGGCTCTAACCTATGCCTTGTTAGTGTTTATCTGGGCAACAACTCCGTTGGCAATTGTCTGGAGTGTGTCAGATCTACATCTGATGTGGGCATTGTTATTACGCTTTTTTATTGCACTGCCTTTGGCTGTCATCATATTGCTAATTTTGAGAACACCTTTTCCGACTCATCGACAAGCAGTTCATAGCTACATTGCTGGATCTTTTAGCTTAATTGGTTCTCAAATTTTTACTTATGCCGCGACCCAATATTTAAGTTCAGGCATGATTGCACTTATGTTTGGCTTAGCACCGATTATGGCGGGGCTTATTGGGCGGTTTGCTTTTAGCCAACAACTTTATAAGCTGCAATGGTTGGGTATGGCAATTGCGGTCTGTGGGCTAGCTATTATTTGTCTGAGCGGTGCGAATCAGCATGTACACCCGTTTGGTATTGTTCTTATGCTAATCAGTGTGTTTGTTTATTCTTTTTCAATTTTCTGGGTCAAGAAAGTTAATGCACAGATCCAGCCGATGGCTCAGGCAACTGGCTCTATTTTAGTGTCTTCTATTTTTGCTAGTTGTTTCATCCCATTTATTTGGCAATATGCACCAACACATTTGCCGGAAGCCAAATCATTATTTGCCCTAATTTATACGGTACTCATGGCTTCACTGGTTGCTATGTTCTGTTATTTCAAACTTATACAAAATATTCAGGCAACCACCTTGTCTTTAACTACAGTGATCACGCCAATGATCGCTATGATAATTGGGGCAGCTTTAAATCATGAGCAGCTTTCAATTATGGTTTTTGTCGGTGCTTTCATTATCTTGTCTGGACTCTTTTTATATTTCTATAAAGACATTCAGGCAAACCGGAACTTTGCTCAACATATGAAGTCTAAATAGGAGAAGATTTGGGTAATTTGTTGAGCTTATTCATTAAATTGTTCTAATTCGTAGCGAAATGCACGATCAAATTGATCTCCCAACTTAACTAGTAGAAAATAGCGCAGCAATATAATATTAGGATTGTTAAGGATAAGTCAGAACTTACTGATTTTTAAACCTTAATACAGCATCTAACGGTATGGTCAAATAGTAGATGGGGGTGCAATTTGCCATCAACATCTTATATTTTCCATCA from Acinetobacter pittii encodes the following:
- the serC gene encoding 3-phosphoserine/phosphohydroxythreonine transaminase, translated to MRAYNFCAGPAALPTAVLEKAQQELLDWQGKGLSIMEMSHRSADYVAVAEKAEADLRKLMNIPENYKVLFLQGGASLQFSAIPLNLLGKNSKADYIHTGIWSEKALKEAKRYGDINVVEAGIKVDGKFAISEQSEWNLSDDAAYVHYADNETIGGLQFAGIPDVKAPLVCDYSSSILSAPLDVTKFGLIYAGAQKNIGPAGLTIVIIRDDLLDQAKPEIPSILKYGDQAKNGSMVNTPSTYAWYLSGLVFEWLLEQGGVDAIHKVNLEKAQLLYGYIDSSDFYNNPIAIPNRSIMNVPFTLADEALEKQFLKEAEANHLLNLAGHRSVGGMRASIYNAVPLEGVQALINFMDDFAKRNG
- a CDS encoding TolC family protein, translating into MPTHRYRHSIFPFSFKPKHLALALGFFFTNHLYAGSLSYAEAEQQALKSSYSTQANQALQQASQLEAEAVKGLGLPRVDLNVRAYAFHSETDVPLGSFKQKLENDLSQGLNDKLSQWNNVIPSDVLGQVQEGANQTIHDGINRFPDYANLTIEDQVVRPSISVVMPLYTGGLTSSAKKIANIQAQRSELSSQQQQDIQRFEVVQSYFNVQLQQQLVASSLFNFNAMQKHYSNALKLEQQGFISKGQRMQFEVARNNAERTLQNTQANLNASRFSLNNLLHQQNNVDLSTPLFVNNTPSQSLESLLTSYSQKSSLVQKMQMDTQLANVNIQAQQAAKKPSLFAFGEYALDENENWIVGVMAKYNLFSGVDKNKNIHAAELKRYASELMTERTKQEIEALLNKSYNELNSAQQSHQLLQRNVNAAQENLRIQELSFREGMGTATQVIDAQNALSALKTEMALNAYKYVISLATLLQSHGSIDQFKAYVNQPHTDYIR
- a CDS encoding YaiI/YqxD family protein — protein: MEIENNVLPFKLWVDADALPKILREVILRASDRYQLEVIFVANQNVGITPSVRIKSIQVLSGADQADKEIVERMVENDIVITQDIPLAAQVIEKGGVAIHPRGEVYTTANVKARLHLRDFMDTLRGAGVQTGGPPPISERDKREFSSSLDQTILKQKRKIAK
- a CDS encoding DMT family transporter, which produces MPSQTNLALTYALLVFIWATTPLAIVWSVSDLHLMWALLLRFFIALPLAVIILLILRTPFPTHRQAVHSYIAGSFSLIGSQIFTYAATQYLSSGMIALMFGLAPIMAGLIGRFAFSQQLYKLQWLGMAIAVCGLAIICLSGANQHVHPFGIVLMLISVFVYSFSIFWVKKVNAQIQPMAQATGSILVSSIFASCFIPFIWQYAPTHLPEAKSLFALIYTVLMASLVAMFCYFKLIQNIQATTLSLTTVITPMIAMIIGAALNHEQLSIMVFVGAFIILSGLFLYFYKDIQANRNFAQHMKSK